A genomic window from Halorubrum lacusprofundi ATCC 49239 includes:
- a CDS encoding PH domain-containing protein encodes MTMQTLHPRVQVVWVLRAVLIAAVLTVPFAGGVYLNRLPEWAPVVAGAVFLVLGVGHALLRYRRWSYEIREDALYLDRGVITQVRTTVPLVRIQHVDSRRGPVERGVGLASCVVYTAGSRGADVRIPGLTPDGASDLREELKRLAIRADGEDAV; translated from the coding sequence ATGACGATGCAGACGCTTCACCCCCGCGTTCAGGTCGTGTGGGTCCTCCGTGCGGTTCTCATCGCCGCGGTGTTGACGGTGCCGTTCGCCGGCGGGGTATACCTCAATCGGCTCCCGGAGTGGGCACCGGTTGTCGCCGGCGCGGTCTTCCTCGTGCTTGGCGTAGGGCACGCGCTCCTCCGATACCGTCGCTGGAGCTACGAGATCCGCGAGGACGCGCTGTACCTCGACCGCGGCGTGATCACGCAGGTCCGGACGACGGTACCACTGGTCCGGATTCAGCACGTCGACTCCCGTCGCGGTCCCGTCGAGCGCGGCGTCGGGCTCGCCTCCTGCGTGGTGTACACGGCTGGCTCCCGCGGCGCAGACGTCCGAATCCCGGGACTCACGCCCGACGGGGCGAGCGACCTCCGCGAAGAGCTGAAGCGACTGGCCATCCGCGCGGACGGGGAGGACGCGGTGTGA
- a CDS encoding PH domain-containing protein: MKLAPQSVPYRALQKVSGIVVLLFFIVNNNPDWGFAVAAAIVGAVVLAAIAYEVAYYRRFDYELTEDTLDISSGVISRREREIPYRRIQNVDVSRSVIQRALGVAAVDLETAGGSSTEGSIRFVTPDEATRLQREVQRRKSAGSTGPNGETGAGAETGTGDETGRRTGSEAGAGPGRVGPAEEELFAISPGELALVGALSFDGRLIGLLAFLGSGSVPVLSSFVPDASAIALTATAIVGVGALFLVSWVLGAGVAFSNYYGFRLSRAGDELRYERGLFRRYSGSIPTEKVQALRIADNPAKRALGYASLSIETAGYAPGQGGEQGSQAAVPIATTDRVYRLAREVESFGDPRFTRPPKRIRWRYAFRYALVIGVVVAVAFGIDWFLGTGAPWYAPAALLLAVPPAAHLKWKHRGYWLGEDHLLTRNGFWSRTVTVVPYYRIQNVIDARTIFQRRWDVATIIADTAGSSSIAGNDAAAVDFATDEAVDLRETLRERLRVAVAKHRDRRDRFEWFDGDAEGSGEIDDSTPGVDEPTADDETTSDEDDESRSDVPDDGVIRPNFSGSDRDYSEPAERIDTGEYAVDRSPSDMDGESGSGTEEAGSGNDERDEKDDIDDAEDGADSADNDANDAEK; the protein is encoded by the coding sequence GTGAAGCTCGCGCCCCAATCGGTCCCGTACCGTGCGCTCCAGAAAGTGTCCGGGATCGTCGTCCTCCTCTTTTTCATCGTGAACAACAACCCCGACTGGGGGTTTGCGGTCGCGGCCGCCATCGTCGGCGCTGTCGTCCTCGCCGCGATCGCGTACGAGGTCGCGTACTACCGGCGGTTCGACTACGAGCTGACCGAGGATACCCTCGATATCTCTTCCGGCGTGATCTCGCGGCGCGAGCGGGAGATCCCCTACCGCCGGATCCAGAACGTCGACGTGAGCCGGAGCGTGATCCAGCGGGCGCTCGGCGTCGCTGCGGTGGATCTGGAGACCGCCGGCGGCTCAAGCACCGAGGGGTCGATCCGCTTCGTCACCCCCGACGAGGCGACCCGGCTCCAGCGCGAGGTCCAGCGCCGCAAGTCGGCCGGATCGACCGGGCCGAACGGCGAGACCGGAGCGGGAGCCGAGACCGGAACCGGCGACGAGACCGGGAGAAGAACCGGCAGTGAGGCGGGCGCCGGGCCGGGCAGGGTCGGTCCCGCAGAGGAGGAGCTGTTCGCGATCTCGCCGGGCGAACTCGCCTTAGTGGGGGCGCTGTCGTTCGACGGCCGCCTCATCGGATTGCTGGCGTTTTTGGGCTCCGGGTCGGTCCCGGTGCTTTCCAGCTTCGTCCCGGACGCGTCGGCGATCGCGCTCACCGCGACCGCGATTGTCGGCGTCGGCGCGCTGTTCCTCGTGTCGTGGGTGCTCGGCGCGGGGGTCGCCTTCTCGAACTACTACGGGTTCCGGCTCTCCCGCGCCGGCGACGAGCTTCGGTACGAGCGCGGGCTGTTTCGCCGGTACAGCGGTTCGATTCCGACGGAGAAAGTGCAGGCGCTCCGGATCGCTGATAATCCGGCGAAGCGGGCGCTCGGCTACGCGAGCCTCTCGATCGAGACCGCCGGCTACGCCCCCGGACAGGGTGGCGAACAGGGAAGTCAGGCAGCCGTCCCGATAGCGACGACGGACCGGGTGTACCGGCTGGCGCGCGAGGTCGAGTCGTTCGGCGACCCGCGCTTTACCCGCCCGCCCAAGCGGATCCGATGGCGGTACGCGTTCCGGTACGCGCTCGTCATCGGCGTCGTCGTCGCGGTCGCGTTCGGGATCGACTGGTTCCTCGGCACCGGCGCCCCCTGGTACGCTCCGGCCGCACTCCTGCTCGCCGTGCCGCCGGCGGCCCACCTGAAGTGGAAGCACCGCGGCTACTGGCTCGGAGAGGACCACCTCCTCACCCGAAACGGGTTCTGGAGCCGCACGGTGACCGTCGTCCCGTACTACCGGATCCAGAACGTCATCGATGCCCGGACCATCTTCCAGCGTCGCTGGGACGTGGCGACGATCATCGCCGACACCGCCGGAAGCAGCTCTATCGCCGGCAACGACGCCGCCGCCGTCGACTTCGCGACCGACGAGGCGGTCGACCTCCGCGAGACCCTCCGAGAGCGGCTCCGCGTCGCCGTTGCGAAGCACCGCGATCGACGGGACCGGTTCGAGTGGTTCGACGGCGACGCGGAAGGATCCGGTGAGATCGACGATTCGACTCCCGGTGTTGACGAGCCGACAGCCGACGACGAGACGACCTCCGACGAGGACGACGAAAGCCGGTCGGATGTTCCGGACGACGGCGTGATCCGCCCCAATTTCTCGGGGAGCGACCGCGACTACTCCGAGCCGGCCGAGCGGATCGACACCGGCGAGTACGCGGTGGACCGCAGCCCGTCGGACATGGACGGAGAGAGCGGAAGCGGAACTGAAGAGGCAGGTAGCGGCAACGATGAGAGAGACGAAAAAGACGACATTGACGATGCCGAGGACGGTGCGGACAGCGCTGACAACGACGCGAACGACGCCGAGAAATAG
- a CDS encoding acyl-CoA dehydrogenase family protein, with product MDFTLSGEQRQIRDTVAEFVDEEVVPRAAEIDETDEFPADLIDEMAELGLMGMPFPVEYEGAGLDYHSYAIGLAEIARGSGGLGTIVAAHTSLAGNMLYEFGDERQKETYLTALNTGEDIGAFALSEAEAGSDVPAMSTAAERDGDGYLVNGGKLWISNGSVADTVTLFAKTDPDAGRKGISSFVVRPEEDDGFIVEGTEDKLGDKGCPTAELRFDDLWIPEERRLGEEGEGFVQALKTLNGGRITIAARSVGIARAALDEAKSYAQEREQFDSPIADFQAIQHKLADMDTKARAAELLMHEAADLKIRDEDYIKEAAQAKLYASEISREVANEGIQIHGGYGYTKDFPAERFYRDAKLNEIYEGTSEVLRNTIAQKLLDE from the coding sequence ATGGACTTCACTCTCTCCGGAGAGCAGCGTCAGATCCGGGACACAGTCGCGGAGTTCGTCGACGAGGAGGTCGTTCCTCGGGCCGCCGAAATCGACGAGACCGACGAGTTCCCGGCCGACCTGATCGACGAGATGGCCGAGTTGGGACTGATGGGGATGCCGTTCCCGGTCGAGTACGAGGGCGCCGGGCTCGACTACCACAGTTACGCGATCGGACTCGCGGAGATCGCGCGCGGCTCCGGCGGGCTCGGAACGATCGTCGCCGCCCACACGTCGCTCGCGGGCAACATGCTGTACGAGTTCGGCGATGAGCGCCAGAAGGAGACGTATCTCACCGCGCTCAACACCGGCGAGGACATCGGCGCCTTCGCGCTCTCTGAGGCTGAGGCTGGATCTGACGTGCCGGCGATGAGTACCGCCGCGGAGCGCGACGGCGACGGCTACCTCGTAAACGGCGGCAAGCTGTGGATCTCGAACGGCTCCGTCGCCGACACGGTCACGCTGTTCGCGAAGACCGACCCCGACGCGGGCCGAAAGGGAATCTCCTCGTTCGTCGTCCGGCCCGAGGAGGACGACGGATTCATCGTGGAGGGTACGGAGGACAAGCTCGGCGACAAGGGGTGCCCGACCGCCGAGCTCCGGTTTGACGACCTGTGGATCCCCGAGGAGCGCCGGCTCGGTGAGGAGGGCGAGGGGTTCGTGCAGGCGCTGAAGACGCTGAACGGCGGCCGAATCACCATCGCGGCGCGCTCGGTCGGGATCGCGCGGGCCGCGCTCGACGAGGCAAAGTCGTACGCGCAGGAGCGAGAGCAGTTCGACAGCCCGATCGCCGACTTCCAGGCGATCCAGCACAAGCTCGCCGACATGGACACGAAGGCCCGGGCCGCGGAGCTGTTGATGCACGAGGCGGCCGACCTGAAGATACGCGATGAGGACTACATCAAGGAGGCCGCGCAGGCGAAGCTGTACGCTTCCGAGATCTCCCGTGAGGTCGCTAACGAGGGGATCCAGATCCACGGCGGCTACGGCTACACGAAGGACTTCCCCGCGGAGCGGTTCTACCGCGACGCGAAGCTGAACGAGATCTACGAGGGGACCAGTGAAGTCCTGCGGAACACGATCGCTCAAAAGCTCCTCGACGAATAG
- a CDS encoding phytoene/squalene synthase family protein: MSGRAHGPAEPDLSWCHEAVQGVSRTFALTVDVLEEPMASHICVGYLLCRVADTVEDAGHIPPEAQSDVLRTYRRAIDPDDDTDIVAFRDAVDEWLPAPADRNDDWEVVAEVPTIVATFAEFEPEARDAIVPPVLEMVDGMAMFVDRHATEGGLRIDDRDELEQYCYYAAGTVGNLITNLLTRGDVTEDRARQLRDTAEEFGLLLQLVNVSKDVYDDYTEENNVYLPAEWLADEGVDQERVVHPENRESSARVVSRTAEYARSFLDDAQAYLETMPLSNGNTMEAWTVPYLLAVGTLRELSSRPEDALTETGVKISRQEVFAVMAVAGDAGRDSLADLRQTIARTPFHRAVEPAD, translated from the coding sequence ATGAGCGGACGAGCACACGGTCCCGCTGAGCCCGACCTCTCGTGGTGTCACGAGGCGGTTCAGGGCGTTTCTCGGACCTTCGCGCTGACGGTCGACGTGTTGGAGGAGCCGATGGCCTCGCATATCTGCGTGGGATACCTCCTCTGTCGGGTCGCCGATACCGTCGAGGACGCCGGACACATCCCTCCTGAAGCTCAAAGCGACGTGTTGCGGACGTACCGGCGCGCGATCGACCCCGACGACGACACCGACATTGTGGCGTTCCGCGACGCGGTCGACGAGTGGCTCCCGGCGCCCGCCGACCGCAACGACGACTGGGAAGTCGTCGCCGAGGTACCGACGATCGTGGCGACGTTCGCGGAGTTCGAGCCCGAGGCCCGCGACGCGATCGTCCCACCCGTCTTGGAAATGGTTGACGGGATGGCGATGTTCGTCGATCGGCACGCCACCGAGGGCGGGCTCCGTATCGACGACCGCGACGAACTAGAGCAGTACTGCTACTACGCTGCCGGCACGGTCGGGAACCTCATCACGAACCTGCTCACCCGTGGCGACGTCACCGAGGACCGCGCGCGGCAACTACGAGACACAGCCGAGGAGTTCGGACTCCTCCTCCAACTCGTGAACGTCTCGAAAGACGTGTACGACGACTACACCGAGGAGAACAACGTCTACCTTCCCGCCGAGTGGCTCGCCGACGAGGGGGTCGACCAAGAGCGCGTCGTCCACCCGGAGAATCGGGAGTCGTCCGCCCGCGTCGTCAGCCGGACCGCCGAGTACGCCCGGTCGTTCCTCGACGACGCGCAGGCGTACTTAGAGACGATGCCGCTCTCGAACGGAAACACGATGGAGGCGTGGACCGTCCCGTACCTGCTCGCGGTCGGTACCCTCCGCGAACTCAGTTCCCGTCCCGAGGACGCGCTCACCGAAACCGGCGTGAAAATCTCCCGCCAGGAGGTGTTCGCGGTGATGGCCGTCGCCGGCGACGCCGGCCGCGACTCCCTCGCAGATCTCCGGCAGACGATCGCGCGGACTCCCTTCCACCGGGCCGTCGAGCCTGCGGACTGA
- a CDS encoding DEAD/DEAH box helicase — MRVRDLPLSEQFVDHFAEQGIRELYPPQAAAVDAGVCESENVVAAVPTASGKTFIAELALLTADGPGLYVCPLRALAREKYEAFAALPGVDAAISTGDFDASGEALAGNDVVVATSEKVDSAIRNGASWVDDLACVAVDEVHLLGAERRGPTLEVTLATLRRRNPELQVVALSATVDNPEAIAEWLNATLVKSEWRPVDLRTGVAVDGDVTFDDGTTMTVDVGSVAVDGSGDGDDGDSGDADDPPDDTEITAALVADAVDQGGQCLAFVRSRTEAVGLAERLAADGLAERLGVESAAAAAGDEAADVDGTATGRQLADCLRSGVAFHHAGLRAGHRTVVEEAFRDREVACICATPTLAAGINVPARRVVVRDQKRYAGSGMEWLPTLEVHQMCGRAGRPGLDPYGEAVLVGNRDTEGDLVERYLDGEPEAVESKLADPASLRTHVLSAVATGFAETEAEILDVFEGTFYAREAGAGGLADAVGVAVDDLAAAELVRRETGGVEAYRLVATPVGETASKQYVRPETAERIVSGLRTAAGMSNATTLTVFEVICDTPDMQDTYLGNAERAEIYRFARANAGTLTTAMDETDNFEEWLESVKTARILDEWIGGATVEELVESYRIGPGDLDSRVERAEWLLSAAEALAETIGVRVPAITRARSRL, encoded by the coding sequence ATGCGCGTTCGCGATCTCCCGCTCTCGGAGCAGTTCGTCGATCACTTCGCCGAACAGGGGATCCGCGAACTGTACCCGCCGCAGGCGGCCGCGGTCGACGCCGGCGTCTGCGAGAGCGAGAACGTCGTCGCGGCGGTGCCGACCGCCTCCGGAAAGACGTTTATTGCCGAGCTAGCGCTGCTGACCGCCGACGGACCCGGGCTGTACGTCTGTCCACTCCGCGCGCTCGCCCGCGAGAAGTACGAGGCGTTCGCGGCGTTGCCGGGCGTCGACGCCGCTATCTCGACCGGCGACTTCGACGCGTCGGGCGAGGCGCTCGCGGGCAACGACGTGGTGGTCGCCACGAGCGAGAAGGTCGATTCCGCGATCCGCAACGGCGCGTCGTGGGTCGACGACCTCGCCTGCGTCGCCGTCGACGAGGTCCACCTCCTCGGCGCTGAGCGGCGCGGCCCGACCCTCGAAGTGACTCTCGCGACGCTCCGCCGACGGAACCCCGAGCTACAGGTCGTCGCGCTGTCGGCGACCGTCGATAACCCGGAGGCGATCGCGGAGTGGCTGAACGCGACTCTCGTGAAATCCGAGTGGCGCCCCGTCGACCTTCGCACCGGAGTCGCCGTCGATGGGGACGTGACGTTCGACGACGGAACGACGATGACGGTCGATGTCGGGAGCGTCGCTGTGGACGGGAGCGGCGACGGGGACGACGGCGACAGCGGTGACGCAGACGATCCCCCCGACGACACCGAGATCACCGCCGCCCTCGTCGCCGACGCCGTCGATCAGGGCGGACAGTGTCTCGCATTCGTTCGGTCGCGGACTGAGGCGGTCGGGCTGGCCGAGCGGCTCGCGGCCGACGGGCTCGCCGAGCGGCTGGGGGTGGAGTCGGCCGCCGCGGCCGCGGGCGACGAGGCCGCCGACGTGGACGGCACCGCCACCGGCCGCCAGCTAGCCGACTGCCTGCGGTCCGGCGTCGCGTTCCACCACGCCGGACTCCGGGCCGGCCACCGGACGGTCGTCGAGGAAGCGTTCCGCGACCGTGAGGTCGCCTGTATCTGCGCGACACCGACGCTGGCCGCCGGCATCAATGTCCCCGCGCGGCGGGTCGTGGTCCGCGACCAGAAGCGGTACGCGGGGTCGGGGATGGAGTGGCTCCCTACGCTGGAGGTCCACCAGATGTGCGGGCGCGCCGGGCGTCCGGGGTTGGATCCGTACGGGGAGGCCGTGCTCGTTGGGAACCGGGACACCGAGGGCGACCTCGTCGAACGGTACCTCGACGGGGAACCGGAGGCGGTCGAGTCGAAACTCGCCGACCCGGCGTCGCTGCGGACCCACGTCCTCTCGGCGGTCGCGACCGGGTTCGCGGAGACGGAGGCCGAGATCCTCGATGTGTTCGAGGGGACGTTTTACGCCCGGGAGGCCGGCGCCGGTGGGCTGGCCGACGCCGTCGGCGTCGCGGTCGACGACCTCGCGGCGGCCGAGCTGGTCCGCCGGGAGACGGGCGGGGTCGAGGCGTACCGGCTTGTCGCCACGCCGGTCGGGGAGACGGCCTCGAAGCAGTACGTTAGGCCGGAGACCGCCGAACGGATCGTCTCCGGGCTCCGGACTGCGGCGGGAATGTCGAACGCGACGACGCTCACCGTTTTCGAGGTGATCTGCGACACGCCCGACATGCAGGACACCTACCTCGGCAACGCAGAGCGTGCTGAAATCTATCGATTCGCGCGGGCGAACGCGGGGACGCTGACGACGGCGATGGACGAGACAGATAATTTCGAGGAGTGGCTGGAGTCGGTGAAGACGGCGCGGATCCTCGACGAGTGGATCGGCGGTGCGACCGTCGAGGAACTGGTGGAGTCGTATCGGATCGGCCCGGGCGACCTCGACTCCCGCGTTGAGCGCGCCGAGTGGCTGTTGAGCGCGGCCGAGGCGCTCGCCGAGACGATCGGCGTGCGCGTACCGGCGATCACGAGGGCGCGCTCGCGACTGTGA
- a CDS encoding HalX domain-containing protein produces the protein MSEQPPLVLVVEDEPDLADLYAAWLGDEYRVRTAYGGQEALDELDEADDEVDAILLDRRMPGLSGDEVLAAVRERGIDCRVAMVTAVKPDFDILKMGFDDYLVKPVTSDTLRETVEGLLRRGEYDTEMQELFSLTSKKAMLETEKSATELADNEEYQRLTDRIEELRSEADQSLEAVTEDDDDFEKLFQEFDTDADVDTDE, from the coding sequence ATGAGTGAGCAACCGCCGCTGGTCCTCGTGGTGGAGGACGAACCCGACCTGGCCGACCTGTACGCCGCGTGGCTCGGCGACGAGTATCGCGTCCGGACCGCGTACGGCGGCCAGGAGGCGTTAGACGAACTCGACGAGGCCGACGACGAGGTCGACGCGATCCTGTTGGACCGGCGGATGCCGGGGCTTTCCGGGGACGAGGTTCTCGCCGCGGTCCGCGAGCGCGGCATCGACTGTCGCGTCGCGATGGTGACCGCGGTTAAGCCCGACTTCGACATCCTGAAGATGGGTTTCGACGACTACCTCGTGAAACCGGTCACCAGCGACACCCTCCGCGAGACGGTCGAGGGGCTCCTCCGGCGCGGCGAGTACGACACCGAGATGCAGGAGCTGTTCTCGCTGACCTCGAAGAAGGCGATGCTGGAGACCGAAAAGAGCGCCACCGAGCTCGCAGACAACGAGGAGTACCAGCGCCTCACCGACCGGATCGAGGAACTCCGGTCGGAGGCCGACCAGTCGCTGGAGGCGGTGACCGAAGACGACGACGACTTTGAGAAGCTGTTTCAGGAGTTCGACACCGATGCCGATGTCGACACCGACGAGTGA
- the guaB gene encoding IMP dehydrogenase produces the protein MATDSGRFSAKLDVPEALTFDDVLLKPKESRVEPDDADLSARVSKNVELTVPVLSAAMDTVTESDLAIAMAREGGLGVLHRNMTVEETAEEVERIKRAHELVIRREDVVTVSPDDTVREADAVMERQGVSGAPVVDEDDAVLGIISGTDIRPYLEVGEDDAVSEAMTDEVITAPENVEAREALELMYDHKIERVPIVDGDDGLVGLVTMQGILQRREHEEAARDEDGRLLAGVAVGPFEEERAVAADGADVDVIFIDCAHAHNLNVLDSARAIKETVEADVVVGNVGTREAAEAAVDFADGLKVGIGPGSICTTRVVSGAGMPQMTAVSQVADVAAEHGVPVIADGGIRYSGDAIKALAAGASAVMLGSYFAGTDEAPGRVITMQGKKYKQYRGMGSVGAMKSGGGDRYLKEEDEDEEFVPEGVEAATPYKGSLASELHQLTGGMCSGMGYVGAETIPELHDRAEFIRVSSAGQTEGHPHDVMITDEAPNYSPNE, from the coding sequence ATGGCGACAGACTCCGGTCGATTCTCAGCGAAACTCGACGTCCCGGAAGCGTTAACGTTCGACGACGTACTCTTAAAGCCCAAAGAGAGCCGTGTCGAGCCCGACGACGCGGACCTCTCCGCGCGCGTCTCGAAGAACGTCGAACTGACCGTCCCGGTCCTCTCTGCAGCGATGGACACCGTCACCGAGAGCGACCTCGCGATTGCGATGGCCCGCGAGGGCGGGCTCGGCGTCCTTCACCGTAACATGACCGTCGAAGAGACAGCTGAAGAGGTCGAGCGCATCAAGCGCGCACACGAGCTCGTCATTCGCCGGGAGGACGTCGTGACCGTCTCGCCCGACGACACGGTCCGCGAGGCCGACGCCGTGATGGAGCGTCAGGGCGTCTCCGGCGCCCCGGTCGTCGACGAGGACGACGCAGTTTTGGGGATCATCTCGGGCACTGACATCCGTCCGTACCTGGAAGTCGGCGAGGACGACGCCGTCAGCGAGGCCATGACCGACGAGGTCATCACCGCGCCGGAGAACGTCGAGGCGCGCGAGGCGTTAGAGCTGATGTACGACCACAAGATCGAGCGCGTCCCGATCGTGGACGGGGACGACGGACTCGTCGGTCTCGTCACGATGCAGGGAATCCTCCAGCGCCGCGAGCACGAGGAGGCCGCCCGCGACGAGGACGGACGCCTGCTCGCCGGCGTCGCGGTCGGTCCGTTCGAGGAGGAGCGTGCCGTCGCGGCCGACGGAGCCGACGTCGACGTGATCTTCATCGACTGCGCGCACGCCCACAACCTCAACGTACTCGACTCGGCGCGGGCGATCAAAGAGACCGTCGAGGCCGACGTGGTCGTCGGCAACGTCGGGACGCGAGAGGCGGCCGAGGCCGCCGTCGACTTCGCAGACGGGCTGAAGGTCGGTATCGGGCCGGGGTCGATCTGCACCACCCGCGTGGTGAGCGGCGCGGGGATGCCCCAGATGACCGCGGTCTCGCAGGTGGCCGATGTGGCCGCCGAACACGGCGTCCCGGTGATCGCCGACGGCGGGATTCGCTACTCCGGCGACGCCATCAAGGCGCTCGCCGCGGGCGCAAGCGCGGTCATGCTCGGCTCCTACTTCGCTGGCACCGACGAGGCACCGGGCCGCGTCATCACGATGCAGGGGAAGAAGTACAAGCAGTACCGCGGGATGGGCTCGGTCGGCGCGATGAAGTCCGGCGGCGGCGACCGCTACCTCAAAGAGGAGGACGAAGACGAGGAGTTCGTCCCGGAGGGCGTCGAGGCCGCGACCCCCTACAAGGGGAGCCTCGCCTCCGAACTCCACCAGCTCACGGGCGGCATGTGCTCCGGGATGGGGTACGTCGGCGCCGAGACGATCCCGGAGCTCCACGATCGCGCCGAGTTCATCCGCGTCTCCAGCGCCGGACAGACTGAGGGACACCCCCACGACGTGATGATCACCGACGAGGCGCCGAACTACAGCCCGAACGAGTGA
- a CDS encoding DUF5794 domain-containing protein, whose translation MSVSRHPVALRLEQRVGSATKLLATVMVLPLVDGIFPALVVAGVLTTATGVIETGILIFGGSATAAVILAEMDGSRRQMAGSVLLIGAIIIPLAALEAAFAPTFREFLNLLVFERFAGLVILTIAAKTASSEIGEYLPSPGVIISLGLVASFEPSGFALRTSPEYVLNGAAAAGVGVAFALAIALLSPHLRGRVDIDRFRFGSAVALGVLALPILLGPFDIMQTEAPIALAVLGVTTLFAYDPNAGPAGDSADDGAGDDPDGDDAPDIDDADEIDDGIVTDDDAERDGDTEPTEPPLDAPTAPAPIVDDDVAVIANGGDPSGRSDDADDTDPFADDDSRAPWL comes from the coding sequence ATGAGCGTCTCTCGTCATCCAGTCGCTCTCCGACTGGAGCAGCGGGTGGGCAGCGCGACGAAGCTGCTCGCGACCGTGATGGTGCTGCCGCTCGTCGACGGAATCTTTCCCGCCTTAGTCGTCGCCGGCGTCCTGACGACCGCGACGGGCGTGATCGAGACGGGCATCCTCATCTTCGGTGGCTCCGCGACCGCCGCAGTGATCCTCGCGGAGATGGACGGCAGCCGCCGGCAGATGGCCGGATCCGTGCTGCTGATCGGCGCGATCATCATCCCGCTCGCCGCACTGGAGGCCGCATTCGCCCCCACGTTCAGGGAATTCCTGAACCTCCTCGTCTTCGAGCGCTTCGCCGGACTGGTGATCCTCACGATCGCCGCCAAAACCGCGAGCTCGGAGATCGGCGAGTACCTGCCCAGCCCCGGTGTCATCATCTCGCTCGGACTTGTCGCCAGCTTCGAGCCGTCGGGGTTCGCCCTTCGAACCTCCCCGGAGTACGTGCTCAACGGCGCCGCCGCGGCCGGTGTCGGTGTCGCGTTCGCGTTGGCGATCGCGCTGCTGTCGCCGCATCTCCGCGGGCGCGTGGACATCGATCGGTTCCGGTTCGGCTCGGCCGTCGCGCTGGGCGTACTCGCACTGCCGATCCTGCTCGGTCCCTTCGATATCATGCAGACCGAAGCGCCCATCGCGCTGGCGGTACTCGGCGTGACGACCCTGTTCGCCTACGATCCGAACGCCGGGCCGGCCGGCGATTCCGCGGATGACGGGGCCGGCGACGACCCCGACGGCGATGACGCCCCAGACATCGACGACGCGGACGAGATCGACGACGGGATCGTGACTGACGACGACGCAGAACGCGACGGGGACACGGAGCCGACCGAGCCGCCGCTCGACGCGCCGACCGCGCCCGCCCCCATCGTCGACGACGACGTGGCGGTGATCGCCAACGGCGGCGATCCCTCTGGAAGGAGCGACGACGCGGACGACACTGACCCCTTTGCGGATGACGACTCCCGGGCGCCCTGGCTGTAG
- a CDS encoding DUF5795 family protein yields MSNRVVQGRMVTPEKLAELIEGDSILEAESITNADRDCPECGGDVISVGYMPSVTEFITGYKCQECDWSADDREE; encoded by the coding sequence ATGTCCAATCGCGTCGTGCAGGGGCGGATGGTAACTCCCGAGAAGCTCGCGGAGCTGATCGAGGGCGATTCAATCCTCGAAGCCGAATCGATCACGAATGCCGACCGCGACTGCCCGGAGTGCGGCGGCGACGTCATCTCCGTCGGGTATATGCCGAGCGTGACCGAGTTTATCACCGGCTACAAATGCCAGGAGTGCGACTGGAGCGCCGACGATCGGGAGGAGTGA